A genome region from Sphingobacteriales bacterium includes the following:
- a CDS encoding T9SS type A sorting domain-containing protein — MQQKKFSPLAILKKAHGAAGIFVLVLCYIVFSAKESGLASANSDGGVGAPGDGSTCVSCHSSTGSYNTAISFNIYQAGTTTPVTAYTAGTTYDITFAATAGAGTPGAYGFQLLALINSSNTQAGTWANWSSNVKETTTGSGGTLRRYIEHGVGGVPSALNNYTVQWTAPAAGSGAVKFYYGGVCTNNNGSNSGDDAQLGSTTITENVNTCQSNVTVTSNITNTNTTVEASNSITATNTVSFTSTFNVLYDAAAWIDLLPGFWANSAAASSFVATIGGGCSPVAKNSIATLSDLGTDFSLEQAVISPNPACSNIHATLMFAASENGTVEVAIYDMQGKYLGTLLNNETIQANQLHQLNIETSNLSKGTYLIRLTQNGTMQKTLKMVVL, encoded by the coding sequence CAGAAAAAGTTCTCCCCCTTAGCTATTTTAAAAAAAGCACACGGCGCAGCTGGTATTTTTGTATTGGTATTGTGTTATATAGTTTTTAGTGCTAAAGAAAGCGGCTTGGCATCTGCCAACAGTGATGGCGGTGTAGGTGCGCCCGGCGACGGCTCTACCTGTGTCAGTTGTCACAGCTCCACTGGCAGCTACAACACAGCTATCAGTTTCAACATTTACCAAGCCGGCACTACTACCCCTGTTACTGCTTATACCGCAGGTACTACTTACGACATTACATTTGCGGCAACTGCCGGTGCAGGTACGCCCGGGGCTTACGGTTTTCAGTTGCTCGCCCTCATCAACAGCAGCAACACACAGGCAGGCACTTGGGCAAATTGGAGCAGCAATGTAAAAGAAACTACCACCGGCTCAGGCGGCACTTTGCGTCGCTACATAGAGCACGGTGTGGGCGGTGTTCCGAGTGCCTTGAACAACTACACCGTACAATGGACAGCTCCGGCGGCTGGTAGCGGTGCTGTGAAATTTTATTATGGCGGTGTATGTACAAACAACAACGGTAGCAACTCCGGCGATGATGCACAATTAGGCTCGACCACCATTACCGAAAATGTAAATACTTGCCAAAGTAATGTAACTGTTACGAGCAATATCACCAATACCAACACCACCGTTGAAGCTTCTAATAGTATTACCGCTACCAACACGGTATCTTTTACGAGTACTTTCAATGTGCTCTACGATGCCGCCGCTTGGATTGATTTGCTGCCCGGCTTTTGGGCAAACTCGGCAGCGGCTTCCTCTTTTGTGGCTACTATCGGCGGAGGCTGTAGTCCGGTTGCCAAAAACAGTATAGCCACTTTGAGTGACTTGGGTACTGATTTTTCGTTGGAGCAAGCCGTCATCAGTCCTAATCCCGCTTGCAGCAACATCCACGCTACATTGATGTTTGCTGCCTCCGAAAATGGTACGGTAGAAGTAGCTATATACGATATGCAGGGCAAATATTTGGGTACTTTGCTCAATAATGAAACCATACAAGCCAACCAACTGCACCAATTAAATATAGAAACAAGCAATTTGAGTAAGGGCACTTATTTAATCCGCCTTACTCAAAATGGCACGATGCAAAAAACCTTAAAAATGGTAGTTTTATAA